The following are encoded together in the Bacteroidota bacterium genome:
- a CDS encoding TonB-dependent receptor — MAGLKQIVGRCRRSLPVLFFFLLILSGSLRSQTIRGKVVVSATNQPVEAANAVLQKTADSSLVTGMVTDKNGMFEFSHIPAGEYGIQITLLGYAGARIAPVRVTPADTLIDVGTISLAETTLALEEVTVTSQKELLNLGIDKRVYNVGEDIQSKSISASDVLRNVPSVEVDLDGKVALRGSGDVLIMIDGKTTPSMGSGKTEILQQIPASAVRKIEVMTNPSAKFKPDAEAGIINIVLKKGSGDGFNGGLTVNAGNADRYNGDLRVDYSQDGLSMYGSYSPRQDNRTHIQSQSVAEMSGSTIRNYYEQDDTSTTHNLSHLVLMGGDLRIDESNTAGVSGSYVRRDATTFGMKTTTREGAGGGVTQHSSRIHNGTVGEPDYTVKGYLRHEFDRSQRLQIDIKASKDRSQDVSRFTTATMFPQPLLTYDNSTTTEVGKELELSIDYNLAIDSVSKLETGYSGERNVDDLDLNITYLDTLRQSFVTDPARTNHFIHNEAIHAAYATYERRFGLFGFKAGLRAEQVYGTSDLTTRNTTFDNDYFNLYPTLHLAYKLNESMELQSNYSRRVYRPQAEDLNPFPDYSDPADLFAGNPRLLPIYTHSVEFGCLFQTDRVSFLPMIFYRHKYNRFTNVTTALNDSTLYTTIENLGSDDAAGLEFVLSGSVTSFISTNANADIFYNQIDASALGFAPVKSIVTWRGAMTCDVRLSPTTRVQLNPIYRAARLTPAGEDSPYFILNIGFRQDFMDRRLSLLLSASDVFKSWTKETDWTSGALSENQVRVRDSRIIYFGLTYHLGVPSKKTEKESLKYDDED, encoded by the coding sequence ATGGCAGGTCTAAAGCAGATCGTGGGGCGGTGTCGGAGATCTCTCCCGGTCCTATTCTTCTTCCTGCTGATCCTTTCCGGCAGCCTCCGCTCACAGACGATCAGAGGAAAAGTGGTGGTCTCTGCGACAAATCAGCCGGTCGAGGCCGCGAACGCGGTTCTTCAAAAGACCGCCGATAGCTCGCTCGTCACGGGGATGGTGACCGATAAAAATGGAATGTTCGAGTTCAGTCATATCCCTGCGGGAGAGTACGGAATTCAGATCACCCTCCTCGGATACGCGGGAGCCAGAATCGCGCCGGTGAGGGTTACCCCGGCAGACACCCTCATAGACGTCGGGACGATCTCTCTCGCCGAAACGACGCTGGCCCTCGAGGAGGTGACCGTCACTTCCCAAAAGGAGTTGCTCAACCTCGGGATCGACAAGAGAGTCTATAATGTGGGCGAAGACATCCAGAGCAAGTCTATTTCGGCAAGCGACGTGCTTCGCAACGTTCCCTCGGTCGAAGTCGATCTCGACGGGAAGGTCGCACTCCGCGGATCGGGCGACGTTTTAATCATGATCGACGGTAAAACTACGCCAAGCATGGGATCGGGCAAGACGGAAATCTTGCAGCAAATCCCCGCCAGTGCCGTCAGGAAGATCGAGGTGATGACGAACCCTTCCGCGAAATTCAAACCTGACGCGGAGGCGGGAATTATCAACATCGTCCTCAAAAAGGGGAGCGGAGACGGTTTCAACGGCGGCTTGACCGTGAACGCGGGAAATGCCGATCGCTACAATGGGGATCTGAGGGTGGATTACAGCCAGGACGGGCTCAGCATGTACGGGAGCTACAGCCCGCGGCAGGATAACCGCACTCACATCCAGAGCCAGTCGGTCGCGGAAATGAGCGGTTCGACGATCCGCAACTATTACGAACAGGATGACACCTCTACGACCCACAATCTTTCGCACCTGGTCCTGATGGGAGGAGATCTGAGGATTGACGAGTCGAACACGGCGGGAGTCTCCGGAAGTTATGTCCGGCGGGATGCGACCACATTCGGAATGAAAACCACGACGCGCGAAGGGGCGGGGGGAGGAGTCACCCAGCACTCCAGCCGCATTCATAACGGGACTGTCGGAGAGCCCGACTACACTGTGAAGGGCTACCTCAGGCACGAGTTCGACCGCAGCCAGCGGCTCCAGATCGATATTAAGGCGTCGAAGGATCGCAGCCAGGATGTGAGCCGCTTTACGACGGCGACGATGTTTCCCCAACCGTTGCTCACCTATGATAACTCGACAACGACCGAAGTGGGGAAGGAGCTTGAGCTCTCCATCGACTACAATCTGGCGATCGACAGCGTGTCGAAGCTTGAGACGGGTTATTCAGGCGAGCGAAACGTCGACGATTTGGATCTGAACATCACCTATCTGGACACGCTCCGGCAATCGTTCGTCACGGACCCCGCCAGGACGAATCATTTCATTCACAACGAAGCGATCCACGCGGCGTATGCGACGTACGAACGCCGCTTCGGACTATTTGGTTTTAAGGCGGGCCTGCGCGCGGAGCAGGTGTACGGGACTTCCGACCTCACCACCCGGAACACCACGTTCGACAATGATTACTTCAATCTCTATCCAACGTTGCATCTTGCCTACAAATTGAACGAAAGCATGGAGCTCCAATCCAATTACAGCAGGAGAGTCTACCGGCCGCAGGCGGAGGATTTGAATCCGTTCCCGGACTACTCCGATCCGGCTGATCTCTTTGCCGGCAACCCCCGTCTTCTCCCGATTTACACTCATTCGGTGGAGTTTGGCTGCCTGTTTCAGACCGACAGGGTTTCGTTCCTCCCGATGATCTTCTACCGTCACAAGTACAACCGGTTCACAAACGTGACGACGGCGCTCAACGATTCCACGCTCTACACGACGATCGAAAACCTTGGCTCCGATGATGCTGCTGGTCTTGAGTTCGTCCTATCGGGCTCGGTGACCAGCTTCATCTCGACCAACGCAAATGCCGATATTTTTTACAATCAGATCGACGCATCGGCGCTCGGCTTCGCCCCCGTGAAATCGATCGTCACCTGGAGGGGAGCCATGACGTGCGATGTCCGTCTCTCGCCGACGACGCGGGTTCAGCTGAACCCGATATACCGCGCCGCACGGTTGACGCCCGCGGGAGAAGATTCTCCCTACTTCATACTGAATATAGGATTCCGGCAGGATTTCATGGACCGGCGGCTCTCGCTGCTGCTGAGCGCCTCGGACGTGTTCAAGAGCTGGACGAAGGAAACCGACTGGACCTCGGGCGCGCTCTCCGAAAACCAGGTACGCGTCCGGGATTCGAGGATCATTTATTTCGGGCTCACCTATCACCTGGGTGTGCCTTCGAAGAAAACCGAGAAGGAATCCCTCAAGTACGACGATGAAGACTAG
- a CDS encoding DinB family protein, translating into MTEKEIFVNAWKREFATTLKILKQLPADKADFKPDAEKTKSAKDLATMFIGELGIADGVVNGKVIFGGGMPKFSSYPELLNTFEKTFNSVIPKIEAMSESDWNSKIAAPVGPKQMGEVRRADMFWLMLNDSIHHRGQFSIYLRMVGAKVPSIYGPSGDEPWT; encoded by the coding sequence ATGACTGAAAAAGAGATATTCGTCAATGCCTGGAAGAGGGAATTCGCCACGACCCTCAAGATCTTGAAGCAGCTTCCTGCCGACAAGGCGGACTTCAAGCCCGACGCCGAGAAAACCAAATCTGCGAAGGACCTGGCGACGATGTTTATCGGCGAACTCGGTATTGCGGACGGAGTTGTGAACGGGAAAGTGATATTCGGAGGAGGGATGCCCAAGTTCTCTTCGTATCCGGAGCTCCTGAATACGTTTGAGAAAACCTTCAACTCGGTGATCCCCAAAATCGAAGCGATGTCCGAGTCGGACTGGAATTCAAAGATCGCCGCCCCGGTCGGCCCCAAACAGATGGGGGAAGTTCGCCGCGCCGACATGTTCTGGTTGATGCTGAACGACAGCATCCACCACCGTGGACAGTTTTCCATCTATTTGAGAATGGTCGGAGCGAAAGTACCCTCGATCTACGGCCCCTCGGGCGACGAGCCCTGGACCTAG
- a CDS encoding MoaD/ThiS family protein — MIRVTLPYHLRTLAHVGGEVELNVEGPVTVSSILDALELRYPMLKGTIRDHGTQKRRPFLRYFVCQEDITHDPLDAPLPDAVISGTEPFMIIGAIAGG, encoded by the coding sequence ATGATCAGAGTTACCCTTCCATATCATTTGAGAACCCTCGCTCATGTCGGGGGAGAGGTCGAACTCAACGTGGAGGGCCCCGTCACGGTGAGCTCGATTCTCGACGCGCTGGAACTGCGCTACCCGATGCTGAAAGGAACGATCCGCGATCACGGGACACAAAAAAGGCGGCCGTTTCTAAGGTATTTCGTCTGCCAGGAGGATATCACACACGATCCGCTCGACGCGCCGTTGCCGGACGCGGTGATCTCCGGAACCGAGCCGTTCATGATCATCGGAGCGATAGCAGGCGGATAG